Genomic segment of Syntrophorhabdales bacterium:
AAACTCTAAACCTTAACTCTATCTTTTACTGGGGGTGCCATATGGAGGAAGAAAAGAAAAGACTGCTCAGACTGTTGAAAAAACTCTCCTATGAAGAAGGCGACTTCACTCTAACCAGCGGCAAAAAAAGCACGTTCTATATCGACTGCAAAGAGACGACTCTCAATCCGGAGGGTATGTACCTTGTGGGCCACCTCATGTACAATGCCGTGCGCCAGATACCGGATGCCCAGGCAGTTGGCGGCGTGAGTATAGGCGGCGATCCGCTGGTCTGCGCCACGCTCATGGTCTCCTACGCAGCCTCAGACCCTATCCTCGGTTTTCTCATCCGCAAGGAACCGAAGGGGCATGGAAGCAACCTCTGGATTGAGGGGGGCAAGAACCTTCAAAAAGGCATGAACGTTGTAATACTGGAGGATG
This window contains:
- the pyrE gene encoding orotate phosphoribosyltransferase is translated as MEEEKKRLLRLLKKLSYEEGDFTLTSGKKSTFYIDCKETTLNPEGMYLVGHLMYNAVRQIPDAQAVGGVSIGGDPLVCATLMVSYAASDPILGFLIRKEPKGHGSNLWIEGGKNLQKGMNVVILEDVVTTGGSSLKAIDIAEKEGFKVVGLVVLLDRLEGGKEVIESKGYNYKRIFTLNDVREIK